GCATGGTTGAAGGGCAGGGCGCGCAGGTGATCGACATTAATATGGGGTGCCCGGCAAAAAAGGTCACGCAAGGCTACTCCGGGTCAGCGCTGATGCGCACGCCGGATCATGCATTGACCCTGATCGAAGCTGTCGTGAAGGCGGTCGACATTCCTGTGACACTCAAGACGCGCCTTGGCTGGGATGATACATTGCGCAACGCCCCAGAGATCGCGCGTCGTGCAGAGGCGGCAGGCATCGCGATGATCACCATACATGGGCGTACGCGCTGCCAGTTCTACAAGGGACACGCGGATTGGGCCGCGATCAATGACGTCAAGCTGGCTGTCGACATCCCGGTGATCGCGAATGGTGACATCATCGATGCTGCCTCAGCGCGCAATGCTTTGAAACTGTCAGGTGCGGATGGCATCATGATCGGACGCGGCGCTCGCGGACGGCCCTGGCTTCTGGCGCAGGTTGCGCATGAGCTTTTTGACACGCGGGCACCCGTCATCCCGGAGGGCGCTGCATTCTCGGCAATGGTCGCCTTGCATTATGAGGCGATGATCCGCTTTTATGGCCACGAACTCGGGCTGCGCGTCGCGCGAAAACACCTCGGCTGGTACATGACGGTCTGCGACACGCCGGAAGACTTGCGCCGCAGCGTGCTGACTGCTCCCACCGCAGATGAAACGCTCGCCTTGATTGGTCAGGCTTGCGTGACTGATGATCTGGTGGCGGCATGAATTCTGACCGCGCGATCTGGGCCAGCTTGCCCGTGCCGACACTGATTATTGGGCCAAATGAGACCGTCGTCGATATAAACTCTGCGGCTGAGGGCTTTTTGAACGTTTCCGCGAAATCTGTTCACGCCGTTCCGGTCTGGGATCTTATTGCGGTGAATGATCCGCTCGAAGCCGCGTTTGAGCGCGCGCGCGACTCCGGCACGCCACTGTTTGTGAACGATGTGGATGTAGGCAGTGGTGAGCGCGCGCCGATGCAATCCGATTTGCAGGTCGCCCCGCTGATCGGGCACGCCGGACATATGATCCTGATGATTTCTCCGCGCGAACTGGCCGGACGTATGACGCAGAACCATTCCGTCAAATCGGCGGCAAAATCGGCGATCGGCATGGCCGAAATGCTGGCGCATGAGATCAAGAACCCCTTGGCTGGGATTACCGGTGCAGCACAGCTTTTGAGCATGAACCTCGGTTCTGAGGACCTTGAGTTGACCGATCTGATTGTCGAGGAAAGCCGTCGTATCGTGAAGCTGCTTGGGCAGGTCGAGCAATTCGGCAACCTGTCGGTTCCGGATTTTCAGCCAGTCAACGTGCATGACGTGCTGGATCGGGCCCGCCGTTCAGCACTTTTGGGTTTTGGGGCTCATATGAAGATCATTGAGGATTATGATCCTTCTTTGCCCATGGCGCATGGCGATCCAGACCAGCTCCTACAGGTGATTCTGAACCTTTTGAAAAATGCCTCCGAGGCTTCAGGCGGCACGGCCGGTACAATCAGGTTACACAGCTATTTCGAACATTCGTTTCGGTTGCGACGTTCGGATGGCACCGGCCAGTCCCTGCCGCTGCAGATCGAAATTATTGATGATGGCCCCGGATTGCCCGAAGCAATCAAGGGCGATGTGTTTGATCCCTTTGTGTCCGGGCGCGAAAATGGGACCGGCCTCGGCCTCGCGCTGGTCAGCAAAATCATCTCGGATCATGGGGGCTGGATTTCGGTGACCTCAATCCCGAGTAAAACGGTGTTCCGCATATCTCTGCCGCGCGCGCCTAAATCAACTTCGCAAAATCTTTAAAGGAGATTTGAACAATGGATGGCACGGTATTGGTTGCGGATGATGACAGGACGATCAGAACTGTTCTGACACAGGCTTTGACCCGTGCCGGTTGCAAGGTCCACGCGACGTCAAGTCTGACCACCCTGATGCGTTGGGTCGGCGAAGGCAAAGGCGATGTGGTCATTTCCGATGTGATGATGCCGGACGGAAACGGTTTGGAAATGTTGCCGAAGATTTCCGAAGACCGGCCGGGCCTTCCCGTGATTGTCATTTCCGCTCAGAATACGATCATGACGGCGATTCAGGCGGCGGAAGCCGAAGCCTATGACTATTTGCCCAAGCCATTTGATCTGCCGGATTTGATGAAACGCACGGCGCGCGCCCTTGAGACGCGTCCACAAACCCGTCGTACGACCCAAGATAATGACCAGCGCCCTGATGAGCTACCTCTGGTCGGACGCACGGCCCTCATGCAGGCGCTGTACCGGGTTGTGGCGCGTGTCATGAACACAGATCTGCCGGTATTGATCTGGGGAGAGTCCGGCACTGGTAAATCCCTGATCGCAAGGGCTATTCATGATTTTTCTGACCGGCGCAGCCTGCCGTTCATCACGGCCTCTGCCGAGGAATTGCAGGACCTTGAAGGACCTGCCCGGCTGTTGGCGCGAGTAAAGGGGGGCACGCTTCTGGTCGAAGAGATCGCCGATCTGCCCGCAGAGTTGCAAGCGCGTCTGGTCCATATGATGGACACGCCGGGTGAATATGCGCCGCGCTTTCTGGCGACCAGCCAATCCGATCTGAATGCGGCGATGGAGGCGGGTCAGATGCGCAAGGATCTCTATTACCGTCTGAGCGGCGCGACCCTGACGGTGCCGGCCCTGCGCGAGCGTGTGGACGATATTCCAATTCTGACCGATCACTTTCTGGCAAAGATGGAGGCATCCGGGTCTGACCAGCGTGTTTTGTCTCAAAGTGCCCGCGAAATTTTTCACAATTACAGCTGGCCGGGCAATGTGCGTCAGTTGGAAAACGCGGTGCGCCGCCTTGGGCTTACCAGTCGCGCTGCTGAGATATCAGCCAGTGAGGTGGAGCAGGTTCTGGGCGCTCAACCCGATCTGGAGCCGATGCGTGCGTCTGGAAATACTGAAAAACTGGGGGCCTCAGTGGAAGGCCATTTGAGACGTTACTTCGATTTGCATGGCAATATGTTGCCGCCGGCGGGACTTTATGCGCGGATTCTGCGCGAAGTAGAGGCGCCTTTGATCGAAATAGCCTTGGAAGCGACAGGCGGGAATCAGGCCAAATGCGCTGATTTACTTGGGATAAATCGAAATACGCTGAGAAAAAAGATCACCGACCTCGATATTGAGGTGACACGGCGTCGCAAATTGATGTAAAACTGCCACAATTCGTGGCCATCGGGGGACACTCCCTGATCAGGACCACAAAATAGAGCGGTTCGGCGCCCCGGCGCCACATCATAAGTGAGGTCATCGGGTGAATCCCCGTGTAGAAAAGTCACTATGGCTACGGTTGGGACGTTTGCGTCGCATTCGGCGTGTACGCAATTTCGCGACGTTGGGTCTGGTGGTTCTGGGCCCGCTTTTGGCACTGTCGACCTATCTGGTCCTTGGGCCTTTGGGACAGGCCGGCAACACGTTAGGTCTGCGCCTCATTCTGCTGGCCGACTTCGTCTATATTCTCGTCGTGGCAGCGCTGGTTTTGGCGCAGGTCGGTCGATTAATCGCGGCGCGGCGCGCAAAATCCGCCGGTTCCAGGCTGCACCTGCGTCTGACAGGTGTATTCGCTTTGATGGCGCTGATTCCGACCGTGACAGTGGCGATTTTTGCTGGGCTTACCGTGAATGTGGGTCTTGAGGGTTGGTTTTCAGACCGTGTTCGGCAGGTTGTCGGCACATCTCTTGCGGCGGCTGAAGCCTATGAGTCCGAACAGCGCGTCGATCTGGCAGAAGACGCGCGCGCGCTCGCCAGCAGTCTGGATGAGGCGCGCCGCTCCGGCGTGAACGTGTCGGACAGCGAACTTCTGAGCGAGGGCCAGCGTCAGATCCAACGCGGTCTGCGCGAAGCCTATCTCATCGATGGCACCGGAGAGATCCGCGCACGCGGGGATCGCTCCTATCTGTTTGATTATGAACAACCCTCAGAAGCGCAGCTTGTGGAGGCTGACGCCATGGACGTTCTGGTCATCGAGGATTGGAGCAATAATGAATACCGCGCGCTGGTGCGTCTCTCTTCCTTTGTGGACCGATTTCTTTACATCAGCCGCGATGTGGACGGCGAAATCCTGTCTCTGCTCGATGAGACCAAGGAAACGGTGCGGCTCTATCAGCAATTGGAAAGTGAACGCGGGCGACTTTTGTTTGATTTTGTCCTGCTCTACCTCGCGTTTGCCGTGATCCTGATCCTCGCCGCCATCTGGTTGGGCCTTTGGTTCGCCGAGCGCTTGTCCGTGCCGGTTGGCCGTTTGACCGGCGCTGCACAACAGGTCGGGGCAGGCGATCTCGATGTTCAGGTGCGCGAGGAGGAGGGCGATGATGAAATCGCCATGTTGGGTCGGTATTTCAACCAGATGACGAAACAACTCAAGGCGCAACGCGGAACGCTTGTCAAAAACAGCGAACAAATCGAGCGCCGCCGCCGCCTGTTTGATTCGGTGCTGAGTTCGGTCACCTCGGGCGTGGTGGGGTTGGATCCGCAGGGATGTGTGACCTTTGTAAATAAGTCAGCCGAAAGGTTGCTGGATTGGCAGGCCGGGCAGGAAAACCTGTCGCTCAAAGTGGCAGTGCCGGAATTTGGACCGATTTTTGAGACGATCACCCAGCCCCAGTATGAGGTGGCGCAGGGCGAGGTTAAGGTCACGCGCCAACGGCGTCTGGAAAACCTGTTGGTGCGCATGGCCAAACGGCGTTCGCAGTCGGGTGTTCTGGAGGGGTATGTTGTCTCCTTTGATGACGTCACTGATCTGGTCAGCGCCCAACGCATGGCAGCCTGGGGGGATGTGGCACGCCGCATTGCACATGAAATCAAGAACCCGCTGACCCCGATTCAACTGTCGGCGGAACGCATCAAGCGCAAGTTCTCCCCAAAAGTCGGAGAAGATAGCGACTCGCTGGAACAAATGACGGATGTGATCATCCGTCAAACCGGTGATCTGCGCCGCATCGTCGATGAATTCTCCAAATTTGCACGGATGCCGGAACCGGATCGCAAAGCACTGAACCTGACAGAACTGGTGCGCGACGCGGTGCTGTTGCAGCAAACCGGACAGCCGGACGTTCAGATCACAGCAACGCTGCCTGAGATCCCAATTGGCGCGGATCTGGATGCGACCATGATTGGTCAGGCGTTGACAAACCTGATTAAGAACGCAGGAGAGGCTATTGAATCGCTTCATAAAAAGGGCGTTCCAGATGGACATGTTCCAATGATCGAAGTGAATTTGAGCACGGTTCAGGATCGCGCCCGGATCACGATTGCCGACAATGGCATTGGCCTCCCTGCGGATCGCGCCCGCCTGTTTGAACCCTATGTGACGACGCGTAGTGAGGGGACAGGCCTTGGCTTGCCCATCGTCAAAAAGATAATCGAAGAGCACGGCGGTACGCTGACGCTTGAAGATGCACCGGTCTTTGAAGGCCAGACCCATGCGGGCGCAATGGCCATCATCACTTTGCCATATTCGACCAGCACCAAGAAACCAGAAACGTCCCCCCTGTTAGAAGGAAGTAACCCATGAGCGACATACTCATTGTTGATGACGAGCGTGATATTCGCGAGTTGATTTCCGACATTCTCAAGGATGAAGGATATCCCACCCGTCTGGCGGGCAACTCCGATGATGCGATGGCGGCGATCAATGCGGAAGCCCCGGCGCTGATTGTGCTGGACATCTGGCTCAAGGACAGTCGCATGGACGGGATTGATATACTCAAATCGGTCAAGCGCGATAATCCGGATGTGCCGGTGGTCATCATTTCCGGCCATGGGAACATCGAGATTGCGGTCGCGGCGATCAAGCAGGGCGCTTATGATTTCATCGAAAAACCGTTCAACATTGATCAGTTACTGGTGGTGATCCGCCGTGCGATGGAAACGTCGCGCCTGCGTCGTGAGAACCAGAGCCTGCGCCGCCGTGATGTGACCAGTTCTGATATGATCGGCAATTCCGCAGCTTTCCGCGCCTTGGTCGGACAGTTGGACAAAGTTACCAAATCGAACGGACGGATTATGCTGACCGGGCCAGCAGGTTCAGGTAAAGAAGTTGCCGCACGCTATATCCATGCCAACTCGAACCGGGCCGCTGCGCCCTTTGTGACCGTGAATTGTGCTGGCGTCGCTCCGGAGAGGATGGAGGAAGTTCTGTTTGGACGCGAAACGCCGGAGCGCGGTGTGGAGCCGGGCCTGTTGGAAGAGGCGCATGGTGGCGTGATCTATTTCGACGAGGTTGCGGATATGCCCATCGGCACCCAGTCCAAGATCCTGCGAGTATTGGTGGACCAGCAATTCCAACGGGTAGGTGGCAATGACAAGGTGCGCGTCGATCTGCGGGTGATTTCATCAACCAACCGCGACCTGCAAAACGCCATCATCGCCGGAACATTCCGCGAAGAATTGTACCACCGCCTGAATGTGGTGCCGATCGCGGTGCCCTCTCTGGAAGAGCGGCGCGAAGACATTCCAACACTGGCCGAACATTTCATTTCGGAAATGAATGCCGTGCAGGGTTTGCCCCTGCGTGAAATCAGTGCCGATGCCGAAGCGCTGATGCAGACTATGGTGTGGCCGGGAAATGTGCGTCAGTTGAAAAATCTTGTGGAACGGGTGCTGATCCTTGGGGATGAAAGCGGACCCATTGAGGCACGCGAGTTGCCGGGTGTTGATGAGGGCAGCGGAGATGACAGCCGCGTGGTACTCTCTGGTGCGCTGGCAACACTGGCGCTGCGCGAGGCCCGCGAAGCCTTTGAGCGTGAATACCTGCTGACGCAGATCAACCGGTTTGGCGGCAATATTTCAAGGACAGCGAATTTTGTCGGCATGGAGCGTTCCGCCCTGCACCGAAAGCTTAAATCACTGGGCGTTGTAACGTCCGCCAAATCAGGCGCTCGGATTGCGCATGTGGACGAGGAAGTCGACGCCGCAGAATGAGTTAACTTTGAAGTTCGCCCAGAACATCCACCCCCTGCATTTTCAGAAAGTGCAGCATGTCGATGAAAATCCAGTTTTCGGCCAGTTTGTCGCCTGCGCGCCGGTAGATGTCTACGACCCGCATGTCGGCTCGGATATCGCAGGGCGGGACGCCCATAAACCCGTTGCTGTTGGTTAGTGTCAGATTGGGCCAGCCAAAAAACCCGCCATAGGTGCCTTCGGCCATGCGGCATACGTGCCCGTTATAGGCGCGCCCCGACAATCCGGTTCTGAAGGGTTGTTGATGCTGTTCGATGTAACGCTCGATGGTGTAGGTCGCGCCAATGCCGGCCGGACCCCACCAGATCATGTCCTCGTGCCAATCCACCTGAAGTTCGTCGCGGGGTGTCAGGGGCTTTGCCGCAGCGTTGGCGTGATTGATTGATCCGATCATGTTGTTGATACGCGAGAGTGTGCGCGTGCTTTCTGCAGGATCCTGAGGGCTGTGCAGCAAACCATCGTGGGTTAATGGGCCGGGTTGCACAAGGTGCTGACCGGTTTGAGGGGCTTCCAGCGGGTTGACACCGGCTTGAATCATCAAATGCATCAGATCCACAAACAACGCACTCTGTGTGATCTTTCCGGCCTCGATCTTGTTGAATTCCGCATAACGCAGGAAGGTCATTTTTCGTGTTGCCGGGATGTTCAGGAAGGGTGCGTCAAAGAGGCCCATCAGATGCCCCATGGAACAGGTCCAAAGGCCCTGAAACCCGTCGATTTCATTCAGACCGGCGAAAAAGATATCCTCGCGGCGCTGAACGTTGGAAAGGGCGGCCAGGAAGGGCGACCAGAAAGCATCCGCAATGGCCTTGGGGCCTGTTTGTTCCTCAAACGGGTGCATCCCGTACCAATGGCATTCAGGGTGCAGGGTCTGGCTGAGGATATCGGATACAGTGTCAGGTGTGGCTTGCGCCAACGCGCGATAGTGGTTCTGCACCAGTGACTTTGCGGTTTGGAAATCGGGCGAGGCGGGATTGGATATGTTCATGGGGTCAAGCTGTAGGAAAGCGTTGGGTCGAGTTCCAGCCCAAATGCGACCTGTTTAGCCCGGTTGGTTCACTATTTGCCACGTGCCATCCTGATACTTGATGGCGCAGCTTTGTTCTGACAGTCGGGGCAACACTTGCGTTTCTGCCTTTGGGGCGGCGCGGAAAACGTTGCCGGGGCAATTGGGCACGGTCACCGGTTGGTATCCTTTTTGCGCCATGCACTGTTGTTGCGCGCGTCCGCGCAAATTCGCGTTTACATCGACGGTGTAGATTTGACCGCGTTCGAAATATCCACCGCGCGTGTAGCAATGCCCATATGCACTGCAATAGCGCCGGGCAGGGATGTAAATTGGCGGCTCCTGCCGGACCTGGTTGTTGACCGGGACATCTGACAGTGCAGCAATTTCGCAATTGAGCTGATCCGTCTGCATGCGCGTGACTTGAGCGCCTTCCTTGTAATAAATTGACAGGGGTGCGCAGGAAACAAGAACCGCAAACCCAATACCCGCCACACAAAAGAGTCTGAATGAAGCCATCGTGTCAGTGTGCCCCGCTTTGCGCCAAAGGACAATTGAATTGACCGTCTCTGGGCCATCTGCCATTCAGAAGGTCGCGAAACGGCTTAGAGGACCTCGGGCGCATGAAGGTGATTATCTGTGGCGCAGGGCAAGTAGGTTGGCAAATCGCGCGCCATCTTTCAGGCGAGCGTAACGACGTCACAGTGGTTGACAGTAACCCTGATCTGGTCAGGCGCGCGACGGATACGTTGGATGTGCAAGGGATCGCCGGATTTGCCAGCTATCCGGATATTCTGGATCGTGCGGGCGCGCGCGATGCGGAGATGATCATCGCCGCCACCTATTCGGATGAGGTCAACATGGTGACCTGTCAGGTGGCGCATTCGGTTTTCGGCATCAACCGCAAGATCGCGCGCCTGCGCAGCCAATCCTATTTGAACGCGATTTATACCGATCTTTATCGGCGCGATCACATGCCCATTGACGTTGTGATCAGCCCCGAAAAGGAAGTTGCTGCCGCCGCCTTGCAACGGCTTTCCGCACCCGCCGCCTTTGACACAGAGACCTTCATGGAAGGCCAGGCGCATTTGATCGGCATTACAATCGAAGAAGAATGCCCGGTTGTTAACACGCCGCTGCGCCAGTTGACGGATCTGTTTTCAACCCTTCGCGCAACGGTTGTTGCTGTGCGCAGGGATGGGTCGCTCTTTGCGCCCGAAGCCAAGGATCAGTTGTTTGTGGGGGATGATTGTTACGTCTTCACCCATGCCGAAGATATCCCGCGCACTTTGGAGATCTTTGGCAAAAAGGTAAGCAAACAGGATCGTGTTGTGCTGGTCGGGGGCGGCAATGTCGGCCTTGCCGTGGCGCAAACCCTTGAATCGCAGGCCAAACGTGTACGGGTCAAGGTGATCGAGAAAAATCGCATTTGCGCGGAAAAAGCCGCCGAAGCTCTGGAGCGCACGATTGTTCTGAATGGGGATGGTCTGGATGCGGGGCTTCTGGCCGAAGCGGGCATCTCGCGCGCGGATGGCATGCTTGCGATTACCGATGACGATAAAACCAACATGCTGGCCTGTGTGCGCGCCAAGGCCGAAGGCTGTCCCTATACCATTGCCTTGATCAATGACCCGACGCTGGTGCCCTTGATGACGCCACTGGGCATTGATGCCTACATCAACCCGCGCGCCACCACAGTCAGTTCCATCCTGCGCCATATCCGCCATGGTCGGGTGCGTGCGGTCTATTCCATTGGTGATGCAGAGGCCGAAGTGATCGAGGCCGAGGTGCTCTCAACATCTCCGCTGGCGGGTAAACGGATTTGCGATGTTGATTTCCCGGAAGGTGTGCTTGTTGGCGCTTTGAAAAAAGGCGGCGATGTCATCCGCCCCATGGGTAAGACACGGATCGAAGAAGGCGATGTGATTGCCATTTTCGCGCTGGCAGGTGACGTCCCCGAAGTGGAGCGGCTGTTGCAGGTCTCCATCGACTTTTTCTGAGCCATGCAACAGGCTCCTCATAGCAGAAAACGCCGCAGTGCCCTTTCGCAACTCATGGACTTGCCGTTGTTCCTGTTGGTCTTCGGCGTGGCGTCCGTGTCGATGTTCATCCCCGCGTTGCATGGTGGTGCCGCCCGCAATCTCGATACCGCACGGATGTTCTTTTACTGCGCACTTCTGGGTCTGACGTTCTTTGTGCTGATCGCGATTGCCATGGCTGGAAGACGCCACCGGTATGGGGCTCTTGGGTCGCTGCTATCCCTGTTTGCGACCTTTGTATTCTTGCCCGCGTTTCTTGCCATACCGTTTTTCGAAGGGCTGGGTACAACCTCTTATCTGAACGCCTATGTGGAAATGGTCAGTGCCATCACCACAACCGGGGCGACCCTGTTTGAAGATCCTGAACGCCTGAACGGTACGCTGCATCTTTGGCGCGCGCAGGTCGGCTGGATGGGAGGGGCAATCATGTGGATTGCCGCCTCGGCCATCCTTGCACCGCTCAACCTGGGTGGCTTTGAAGTGACGGCGCAGGCCGAACCGGGCCAGCGCGAGGCCCGTTTCAGCTTGATTGACCGCGCCGACCCCAGAGAGCGATTGGTGAGGGTCACCGCAACATTGCTGCCCATCTATATCGGTTTGACGATTCTGCTGTGGATCTTGTTGCTGATCAGCGGAGATCGACCGTTGGTATCTTTGAGCCATGCGATGTCAGTCATGGCGACATCCGGCATATCACCCGTCGGCGGCGTCGCTTACAGCGGGTCTGGCATTACCGGCGAAGCGTTGATGGTGCTGTTCATGATGTTTGCCCTGTCAAGATTGACGTTTTCCTCCGACACCATCACCGCAACTCAGGGCGGTCTGCGCACCGATCCCGAATTCCGCCTTGGCATGTTGCTGATCCTTGGCGTGCCTTTGATCCTGTTTCTGCGCCACTGGCTGGGCGCTTTTGACGTCTCGGCCGAAGACGAACTGGAAAACGCTGTCCTTGCGCTTTGGGGATCGGTATTTACGGTTACGTCCTTTTTGACAACAACCGGATTTGTCAGCGAAAACTGGGTGCAAACGCAGGCCTGGTCGGGTCTGGAAACGCCCGGTCTTATCCTGATGGGACTTGCCCTGATCGGCGGCGGTGTTGCGACCACAGCCGGCGGTGTCAAACTGTTGCGCGTTTTCGCGCTATACCTCAATGGCTTGCGGGAAATGGAGCGTCTGGTGCACCCGTCTTCCGTCAGCAGCGCAGGTTCGGAAACCAAGCGACTGCAGCGTAATGGGGCTTTCATTGCATGGATATTTTTCATGCTGTTCGCGCTTACTCTGGCGTTGTTGACCATCCTTCTCACATTTGTTGGAGTCTCCTTTGAGGATGCGTTGGTGCTGAGCATTGCAGGCCTGTCAACGACCGGGCCTTTGATCACTTTTGCGGCTGATGCGCCTATTTCGCTTGCTCAGCTAGACCCCTTTGCAAAGGCTGTTTTTTGCGCTGCAATGGTCCTTGGGCGGCTCGAAACACTGGCAATTATCGCGCTTTTGACGCCTGATTTATGGCGCGACTAGGCGGTTTTCGCGGATAGGTCCGTAACGGACTGTTTTTTGGGGTGGAATCTCCGCGTCGCGCACTTCATAATCGTGTCGAGGGGCGGGCTCGATCTGCGAGTACCGGCAAGAAAAAAGGCGAGTGCTAAAATGGCGTCGGACAGACAGAACCTTCAGGACGCGTTCCTGAATCATGTGCGCAAGACGAAAGTTCCAGTGACAATCTTCCTGATCAATGGCGTAAAGCTGCAGGGCGTGATCACGTGGTTCGACAATTTTTGTGTGTTGTTACGTCGCGATGGCCAATCGCAACTGGTCTACAAACACGCGATTTCAACCATCATGCCGAGCCAGCCGATCAGCCTCTATGAGGGCGAAGACGCTTCTTGAGCAAGCCGCCGTTTCAAATCGAGAATGACGATGCAACGCGGGTCACCCGCGCATGGGTTCTGCATCCTGACATCAAATCTGACCCTGAACGCCGTCTAGCGGATCATGCTTTGGCTGAAGCGGTTTCGCTTGCCCGCGCGCTGCCTGAACTTGATGTGGTGGGCGGTGATATTGTGCCGCTGAAAACTGTGCGGGCGGGTATGTTGTTCGGATCGGGTAAAATCGCCGAAATCAAAGACATACTGGAGCAGGATGAGATTGAGCTGGTGCTGGTCGATGGCCCGGTCAGTCCGGTTCAGCAACGCAATCTGGAAAAAGCCTGGGGCGTCAAACTGTTGGATCGCACAGGTCTGATCCTGGAGATTTTCAGCGACCGAGCGGCAACCCGAGAAGGGGTGTTGCAGGTCGAGATGGCCGCGCTCAGTTACCAACGCACCCGTTTGGTACGGGCCTGGACCCACCTTGAACGCCAACGCGGTGGCCTTGGATTTGTCGGGGGGCCTGGTGAAACCCAGATTGAGGCGGACAGGCGCGCCATTGATGATCAACTCACGCGCTTGCGCCGTCAGCTGGAAAAGGTGGTCAAAACACGCGCATTGCACCGCGCGGCGCGTGCCAAGGTACCCTATCCGATTGTGGCGCTTGTGGGTTACACTAATGCGGGTAAATCGACGCTGTTCAACCGGTTGACCGGTGCGGATGTGATGGCCAAAGATATGCTCTTTGCCACGCTGGACCCGACCATGCGACGTCTGCATCTGCCGGACGGGCCGGAGGTGATCCTGTCTGACACGGTTGGGTTTATCTCTGATCTACCCACGGAACTGGTCGCCT
This genomic interval from Paracoccaceae bacterium contains the following:
- the dusB gene encoding tRNA dihydrouridine synthase DusB; the protein is MAGITDLPFRSLVSSFGAGLVVSEMVASHDMLNARPGSREKAELGLGHVGTAVQLAGREAAPMAEAARMVEGQGAQVIDINMGCPAKKVTQGYSGSALMRTPDHALTLIEAVVKAVDIPVTLKTRLGWDDTLRNAPEIARRAEAAGIAMITIHGRTRCQFYKGHADWAAINDVKLAVDIPVIANGDIIDAASARNALKLSGADGIMIGRGARGRPWLLAQVAHELFDTRAPVIPEGAAFSAMVALHYEAMIRFYGHELGLRVARKHLGWYMTVCDTPEDLRRSVLTAPTADETLALIGQACVTDDLVAA
- a CDS encoding ATP-binding protein, whose amino-acid sequence is MNSDRAIWASLPVPTLIIGPNETVVDINSAAEGFLNVSAKSVHAVPVWDLIAVNDPLEAAFERARDSGTPLFVNDVDVGSGERAPMQSDLQVAPLIGHAGHMILMISPRELAGRMTQNHSVKSAAKSAIGMAEMLAHEIKNPLAGITGAAQLLSMNLGSEDLELTDLIVEESRRIVKLLGQVEQFGNLSVPDFQPVNVHDVLDRARRSALLGFGAHMKIIEDYDPSLPMAHGDPDQLLQVILNLLKNASEASGGTAGTIRLHSYFEHSFRLRRSDGTGQSLPLQIEIIDDGPGLPEAIKGDVFDPFVSGRENGTGLGLALVSKIISDHGGWISVTSIPSKTVFRISLPRAPKSTSQNL
- a CDS encoding response regulator encodes the protein MDGTVLVADDDRTIRTVLTQALTRAGCKVHATSSLTTLMRWVGEGKGDVVISDVMMPDGNGLEMLPKISEDRPGLPVIVISAQNTIMTAIQAAEAEAYDYLPKPFDLPDLMKRTARALETRPQTRRTTQDNDQRPDELPLVGRTALMQALYRVVARVMNTDLPVLIWGESGTGKSLIARAIHDFSDRRSLPFITASAEELQDLEGPARLLARVKGGTLLVEEIADLPAELQARLVHMMDTPGEYAPRFLATSQSDLNAAMEAGQMRKDLYYRLSGATLTVPALRERVDDIPILTDHFLAKMEASGSDQRVLSQSAREIFHNYSWPGNVRQLENAVRRLGLTSRAAEISASEVEQVLGAQPDLEPMRASGNTEKLGASVEGHLRRYFDLHGNMLPPAGLYARILREVEAPLIEIALEATGGNQAKCADLLGINRNTLRKKITDLDIEVTRRRKLM
- a CDS encoding PAS domain-containing sensor histidine kinase, producing MNPRVEKSLWLRLGRLRRIRRVRNFATLGLVVLGPLLALSTYLVLGPLGQAGNTLGLRLILLADFVYILVVAALVLAQVGRLIAARRAKSAGSRLHLRLTGVFALMALIPTVTVAIFAGLTVNVGLEGWFSDRVRQVVGTSLAAAEAYESEQRVDLAEDARALASSLDEARRSGVNVSDSELLSEGQRQIQRGLREAYLIDGTGEIRARGDRSYLFDYEQPSEAQLVEADAMDVLVIEDWSNNEYRALVRLSSFVDRFLYISRDVDGEILSLLDETKETVRLYQQLESERGRLLFDFVLLYLAFAVILILAAIWLGLWFAERLSVPVGRLTGAAQQVGAGDLDVQVREEEGDDEIAMLGRYFNQMTKQLKAQRGTLVKNSEQIERRRRLFDSVLSSVTSGVVGLDPQGCVTFVNKSAERLLDWQAGQENLSLKVAVPEFGPIFETITQPQYEVAQGEVKVTRQRRLENLLVRMAKRRSQSGVLEGYVVSFDDVTDLVSAQRMAAWGDVARRIAHEIKNPLTPIQLSAERIKRKFSPKVGEDSDSLEQMTDVIIRQTGDLRRIVDEFSKFARMPEPDRKALNLTELVRDAVLLQQTGQPDVQITATLPEIPIGADLDATMIGQALTNLIKNAGEAIESLHKKGVPDGHVPMIEVNLSTVQDRARITIADNGIGLPADRARLFEPYVTTRSEGTGLGLPIVKKIIEEHGGTLTLEDAPVFEGQTHAGAMAIITLPYSTSTKKPETSPLLEGSNP
- a CDS encoding sigma-54 dependent transcriptional regulator, yielding MSDILIVDDERDIRELISDILKDEGYPTRLAGNSDDAMAAINAEAPALIVLDIWLKDSRMDGIDILKSVKRDNPDVPVVIISGHGNIEIAVAAIKQGAYDFIEKPFNIDQLLVVIRRAMETSRLRRENQSLRRRDVTSSDMIGNSAAFRALVGQLDKVTKSNGRIMLTGPAGSGKEVAARYIHANSNRAAAPFVTVNCAGVAPERMEEVLFGRETPERGVEPGLLEEAHGGVIYFDEVADMPIGTQSKILRVLVDQQFQRVGGNDKVRVDLRVISSTNRDLQNAIIAGTFREELYHRLNVVPIAVPSLEERREDIPTLAEHFISEMNAVQGLPLREISADAEALMQTMVWPGNVRQLKNLVERVLILGDESGPIEARELPGVDEGSGDDSRVVLSGALATLALREAREAFEREYLLTQINRFGGNISRTANFVGMERSALHRKLKSLGVVTSAKSGARIAHVDEEVDAAE
- a CDS encoding nuclear transport factor 2 family protein gives rise to the protein MNISNPASPDFQTAKSLVQNHYRALAQATPDTVSDILSQTLHPECHWYGMHPFEEQTGPKAIADAFWSPFLAALSNVQRREDIFFAGLNEIDGFQGLWTCSMGHLMGLFDAPFLNIPATRKMTFLRYAEFNKIEAGKITQSALFVDLMHLMIQAGVNPLEAPQTGQHLVQPGPLTHDGLLHSPQDPAESTRTLSRINNMIGSINHANAAAKPLTPRDELQVDWHEDMIWWGPAGIGATYTIERYIEQHQQPFRTGLSGRAYNGHVCRMAEGTYGGFFGWPNLTLTNSNGFMGVPPCDIRADMRVVDIYRRAGDKLAENWIFIDMLHFLKMQGVDVLGELQS